TGGGGCCTCCCAGGAGCCAGTCGAAAGAGTCCACCGTCACGCGGTAGGTTGCTCCTCCGCGTTGCACGGGTACCTCGAAGTACGCCCGCCCGTTGGGCGGAACGTCCGAGCTCGCGTACCCCAGGGTCTTGGTGACCGGTCGGCCGGCGCTGTCCAGCTCCTCGACCAGGAGACGGACGTTCGCGGCCCAGATGCCGCGGTCGTTGTGGATGTAACCGGCGACGACGGGGCTGCCGGTCCGGGTCCGCCCCACTTCCCACTCGACCTTCAGGTACCGCTCTTGCGGGCTCCCGAAGTTCTGAGCCCAGGCTGCGCTTGTCGCCAGGGCGATTACGGTTGCGAGGGTCGCGATAGCGTTCCTATTCATTACGCCCCTCCGTTTTTGGCGTGTCTCTTTCTCAGTAACAGGCGGCGGCGCCGAAAAGGTTCCAGGCGATGGGCCCCGCCCACTCCTCCTCGGCGTCCCGCCACGCGACTGCTTCGACCGGGGTGGTCAAATTCGTTTCTTCCCCCTATAGGGACGGGTTGGGAAGGAATCGAATCTGAAACAGCCCGTGGGGGTTGCCCCTCCTCTCCCGCCTTCCCGCACTACCCGTGAGCCGAGGGCTTCGAGCGCTTTCCGGGTTGTGGTCTCCTTCATCGAGGCGACGAGCAGGGCGAGTCCGCCTTCCAGGAGGAAGGGCTCCAAGCCCCAGGGAACCGGCAGGGGCTCTGACGCCAGGGGGTCGGCGGCCCGGCCACCGGCCTGAAATTCGTTTCTTTCCCAAGCTCACCCTTATAGGCGAAATGGAAACGAAACGAATTCGGCCAGCCGCGAAAGTCGCCCTGTCCGCTACCGAACTGCGGAAGTTGGCTAGTTTCCTCTTTTTTTCAAGCTACTTATAAAAAATCGCGCCGAGCCGAATTTTGGGCTTGACAAGCCTTTAGCACTGAAGTAAAAAAAGTGGAAATAGTACACGTTCTAAAAACTATGAATTTTCTGTAAGCCATCTGGCCATGCGATTCCTCACAACGGGTGACATTGCTTCGGCGTGTCAGGTGACGATCCCGACAGTCAAGCGCTGGATTCGTGACGGACACCTGCTGGCCTTCAGGACTGTGGGCGGACACTACCGGGTCACGGACGAGGAACTGAAGCGCTTTCAGACCGTCCAGAAGATCCCCGAGATCGCCGAAGGGCCTCCGCGCATTCTTATCGTGGATGACGATCCAAACCTCCTGAGTGTGCTGGTGGAGGCCCTGAGCCTGGACTCGGGCTACAAGGTCGAGGCCGCCCAGGATGGCTACGAAGGCCTGATCAAGGTGGGAACCTTCAGGCCCCACGTCCTCGTCCTTGACCTCCGCATGCCGGGCCTGGACGGCTTTCAGGTCTGTCGGAAGGTGAAGGCCGACCCGGCCACGAACTTCACCAAGATCCTGGCGATCACGGCGTACCCGGAAGGGAACGTCCGAGAGCAGATCCTCGAGGCGGGCGCCGACGGCTTTCTTCAAAAGCCCCTTCAGCTCGCAGACCTTCAGGCTGAGGTGGCCCGCCTGGTGGGAGCCCTGCGATGACCGACCCCGGAGTCGCGGTGCTCCCGCGGAACGGAGAGGAGAAGGCAGCCATGAGACCTCTAACGCTGGTCCTCCCGATCATCGTCCTCCTCGGCTTACTGGCCGCGGTCCCTCAGAGCATCGCCGGGCCCGCCGAGCTTTACACGCTCGAGTTCCTGCCGACGGCCAACTTTCCGGAAGCCCGGGGGACGATGGCCCTCAAGGTCGTGAAGGGCGAAACGGTCGTGCATTTCCGGGTGAGAGGGGCCCGTCCGCACACCATCTACACGATCTGGATCGTTTTTAATGTGCTGAGGGACGGTCCTGTCAACGGAGTGATTCCGGCCGATGCCGAGGGCAAGGTCGCCTCCGGTGCGCCTGCAGGATTCCCGCCGGAAGGGAACGCGGTGGCGCCACTCGCCAGGCTGGACGACGCGTTTACGAGTGGAATGGGGCTCGATCCCGGGGCTGTGTTCTTTACTAACGATCGAGGTGACGGGGAGGTGCAGGTGAAGCTGGACTACGATCTCGTCAGGGAGGCGCCGGTGGCCAATAAGGACGTCATTCGCCAGTGTGTGCCGGGCCCACCCGGCGTCGACGCGGCTGGGAAGCCGACCTGCCCCGCGCCGTCGGAGTCGATCCGAGTCACCACGACCTGGCTGAGGACCTACATCGGGCAGGTGAACGATCCGGCTACGGAGTGCGCAAACTACATCGAGGGATTCCCAGGGGTCTTTTTCTGGCAGTGCATCGATCCCGCCACGGTGGATCCGAAGACGGGGAACGGCCTGCCGAGAGTACCCCGGTTCGTCTTCAACCACTTCCGTCTGGCCGCTCATCCGGATGCCCTCACCCACGGGTTCATCGGCGGCGACCCCGTCGACCACATCATCGATATGGTCGGTCGCTACGCCGACCTCGCGCTGAAGCAGTAGCGGCTCCGGTCGATTCGACGAACAAGCCCTGGTCCGGTCCAGGGCTTTTTCGATTAGGGACGGACGCGAGATGGCGGTGCGCGCTCAGGTTGCGACAATCGCAGGAGCAGTCCCGGGCCCGCTTCCGGGCTGGGTGCTGATGATCGCCGTGGCGGCCGGGTGCTCCGTCCTGGCAGACCTCCTGGCATCCTCGATCGCAGTCGGCGGGAGGAGCCCGGTGGAGC
The genomic region above belongs to Candidatus Rokuibacteriota bacterium and contains:
- a CDS encoding response regulator encodes the protein MTIPTVKRWIRDGHLLAFRTVGGHYRVTDEELKRFQTVQKIPEIAEGPPRILIVDDDPNLLSVLVEALSLDSGYKVEAAQDGYEGLIKVGTFRPHVLVLDLRMPGLDGFQVCRKVKADPATNFTKILAITAYPEGNVREQILEAGADGFLQKPLQLADLQAEVARLVGALR